A segment of the Ictalurus punctatus breed USDA103 chromosome 24, Coco_2.0, whole genome shotgun sequence genome:
AGGAGAGCTCGGGTGAGTGCTTAATGACGTCTCTGTACGAGTCTTTTTTGGAAGGGATCGATCGATCGGTCAGTTCAGGTGAACTCGAACGCTCAGGTGTGCTTTACGATATTTGTTTTTGAAGGTGTTTGCAGAATATGTGGAGGGTGAAAGATGGAGAGGACGTGATGAAGGAGATGTGATGCAGTGCTGTCTCGCAGGACCTCCTGGACCACCTGGCCCTGCTGGACCACCGGTATGTGGTGACCCCTGGGGTCATGTCTTACCGCCGTCTCTAGAGAAAGAAGAGTTCCCTCTTCACAGGTAAATGTAATGCAGCGTCACAGAGCTTTATTTACACTCTTTATTTCAGGGGCAGAACGGCTTTCCAGGAGTACAGGGTCCCAAGGGAGATAAGGTGAGTCTGATTGGTGAACGAGAAGAGATTTTCAGGTATTATTTTGGGATACACATGGGATAAACTCTGGAACCTGCATGCTGTCCTCTTCTCTCTGTAGGGGGATATAGGTCGGCCAGGAACGAAGGTAAGCCTGGAATAATCTTCAACAAGTGGAACAACATGTCCGTCCTGCTCTGGTTGGGTCTGTGCCTTACGATCCTCTCTCTGACGCATGAGCAGGCGTTTTAATGACAGCGATGAGGGCAGTAGGAAGTTACGCCGGGTCGGTCGCACCGCTCTGTCTTTTATCCCTCGTTTGTGCTGCATCATTTTTCAGTGTTCCACAGTCAGCACTTTAAGGTTAATTAATCTCCGGTGTATTAAGGCATGGCTTTGGTCCACCGCAGCACCAGCCGGCAATATCACTCAGTGCCGAGATCAGACACGGATCTCTTTACCGCACTGCAGAAACCAACACTGAGCTATTTCAttaccctgagagagagagagagagaaagagagtgtgcgttagagagagagagcgcgttagagagagagagcaagagatagagagagatagagagtgagagagggatagagagagagcgagacagagagagtgacagaaagagacagagtgatagagagtgagagatagagagagagtgagggatagagtgagagatagcgacagagatagagagagagagagtgagagataaagagagagtgatagagagagtgagagagagagagtgatagagagggagagagatagagagaaagagatagagagagatagagaaagagatagagagtgatagagagagagatagagagaaagagatagagagagagagatagagaaagagatagagagtgatagagagagagatagagagaaagagatagagagagagtgatagagagagagagagatagagagaaagagatagagagtgatagagaaagagatagagagtgatagagagagagatagagagaaagagatagagagagagtgatagagaaagagatagagtgatagagagagagagatagagtgatagagagagagagatagagtgatagagagagagagtgatagagagagatagagagaaagagatagagagagatggagaaagagatagagagtgatagagagagagatagagagaaagagatagagagagagtgatagagagatagagagatagagagaaagagatagagagtgatagagaaagagatagagagtgatagagagagagatagagagaaagagatagagagagagtgatagagagagatagagagaaagagatagagagtgatagagaaagagatagagagtgatagagagagagatagagagaaagagatagagagagagtgatagagaaagagatagagtgatagagagagagagatagagtgatagagagagagagtgatagagagagatagagagaaagagatagagagagagtgatagagagagatagagagaaagagatagagagagagtgatagagagatagagagaaagagatagagagatagagagaaagagatagagagagagtgatagagagagagatagagagaaagagatagagagagagagatagagagaaagagatagagagaaagagatagagagagagatagagagaaagagatagagagagagtgatagagagagagatagagagaaagagatagagagagagtgagaaagagatagagagaaagagatagagagagagatagagagaaagagatagagagagagtgatagagagagagatagagagaaagagagaaagagatagagagagagatagagagaaagagatagagagagagtgatagagagagagatagagagaaagagatagagagagagtgatagagagatagagagaaagagatagagagagagtgatagagagatagagagaaagagatagagagaaagagagagagagtgatagagagagagagatagagagaaagagatagagagagagtgatagagaaagagagatagagagaaagagatagagagagatagagagaaagagatagagagagagtgatagagaaagagagatagagagaaagagatagagagtgatagagaaagagagatagagagaaagagatagagagagagtgatagagaaagagagatagagagaaagagatagagagtgatagagaaagagagatagagagaaagagatagagagagagtgatagagagagagagatagagagagagtgatagagagagagatagagagaaagagatagagagagagtgagagagagagatagagagagagtgatagagagagagagtgatagagagatagagagatagagagaaagagatagagagagagtgatagagagagagagagatagagagaaagagatagagagagagtgatagagagagagagatagagagagagtgatagagagagatagagagaaagagatagagagagagtgatagagaaagagatagagagagatagagagaaagagatagagagagagtgatagagaaagagagatagagagaaagagatagagagagagtgagagagagagatagagagagagtgatagagagagagagtgatagagagatagagagatagagagaaagagatagagagagagtgatagagagagagagagatagagagaaagagatagagagagagtgatagagagagagagatagagagagagtgatagagagagatagagagaaagagatagagagagatagagagaaagagatagagagagagtgatagagaaagagatagagagagatagagagaaagagatagagagagagtgatagagagtgatagagagcgagtgatagagaaagagatagagagagagtgatagagagcgagtgagagagagagaagtagagaAAGGGGGGTATGAGTGGGTACACTGTTGGCGTGTGAATGCAGTGTAATCTGTGTGTTATTGTTAGTGCATCACTCGGTGCTCGTACACAGCTGCTGTGTTTGCGTGCGCTTCCTGTATTAAAAGTGTGTCAGAAGATTGTCCTGTAAGAGTTTATTTTGTCCCGCAGCTGCTCAGGGGAAATATCTGCTGCCCTCGTGTCTCCGGACCAAACACTAACCGAATAAAGTGCTGATTCATCGAGTCAGGACACGAGTGCGTTTCCACTGTCCCCTGACTTCAGAAAGCTCCCTACTCCTGCGTTTAGCTTAGCGTACAGCAGTCGCTGAATTCTCAACGCTTTCAGTTCCACAACCCTTACTAACGTCACTGGCTGTTTCCCAGATATATCTAATCACGTTTAATAAGAGGGATTTCAGCTACACTGCCGGCTTCACGTACACACCGCTGTAGACACGTGTCCGTGTGTTTCCGCAGGGTCGCACCGGCCGGCCCGGGCTTCCCGGGAGGCCGGGCTCTACGGGACCGCCCGGTTCCGAGGGACCCAAAgtgagttctttttttttttttgttcgcaCACACGCTAACACACTACAGCGTCCATCATACTACCTTTCCAGCTCAAACCGCCAGACGTCTTTACACTCTCCCCGTCCACGTCTTTACACTCTGCTGTGGCCTACAGGGCGAGAAGGGAGACCCTGGACTGATGGGACATCCTGGGATGAGAGGACCAGTGGGAGACAAGGTGAAGGCCGAATATGAACCCGTGTCTAGCAGAACGTTAGCTACATACTGTAGCAGCGAGGATCGTGGGGCTTCTCCCATACGCCATTTCTAACATGACGTGGCTGCGTTTCTGACCGAGACTTCATTTAGAACCATGATCCTCCTGCAGGCGTAGTTCAATATACAGCGGAGATCAAAAAGTccacacacccctgttaaaacgCCAGGATTTTTTAACATCAGAAAAGCGTGtgattttaacaggggtgtgtaaacttttagaTCCACCGTACAGAGATGAACCCAAGTGAAAATAACCGTTCTTATCAGTTCGACGTATTtacaatcttttatttatttatttatttatttatttatttttatttttttaccgcAGGGACTGCCAGGATACAAAGGAGAGAAGGTGTGTTTTTCAGACAGGAATAATGTGGAACCGCTAGTGGAGCTACTGCAACATTAAGAGTGTCTCTAGCGCGTTCATATTGACGTGTGTCACAGATCGGATCTGTTTTATAGGGAACACACGCCGAACCAGGAGCTCCAGGTCCAAAGGGAGACAAGGTGTGAGAGAACTCATTTAAACACTGCAGGTTTAACTTCCTGCTTTATATGTAGTGTTGCTGAAGAGGATTGGGGAGAGGATGAGatgtctcactgtgtgtgtgtgtgtgtgtatgtgtgtgtgtgtgtagggtgtaagCGGACATGCTGGCATGTTTGGACAGAAGGTAAGAGCTGGAGGATTTTAAGCAGCATTGCTTTCTTTCATACGTTGTAGTACTGTAtatcgttgtgtgtgtgtgtgtgtgtgtgtgtgtgttagtgtatgtttgtgtgtctcaGGGTGAAACGGGACTGAAGGGAGAGGCCGGCGTGACGGGGACGCGTGGTCCTACAGGACGCCCGGGCAAAAGAGGAAAGCAGGTGAAAACAAAACGGGTCTCGTATGTACAGTcgggtccataaatatttggacgcTTTAATTCGAGGGTAATTCACATCCAAATCAGGTGGAcggtgtaggaattacagcactttgtACATGTTGCTCCTCCCCTTTTTAAGAGAGAGAATGTAATTGGACAGTTGGTTGCTCAGCTGTTCCATGTCCGCGCGTGTGTAAAGATAAACGGTCTAGAGTCGATCAGAAGTGCCACGCTCGCATTTGCAGAAGCCTTCAGCAGAGTAAATACTGAGGGTTTACCACAAGACGCCGTCGGTAAAGCCTCATGCTCTTGACTTGAACGAGAgttcgggggggggggtgttctccTGTCGAGGGACCGTGTGCTATTTCTGTCACCCACAGCATGAATACTCTACCCGAAGTCCAACTTCAGATAACGTGGGTGTAGATCGGATTCAGATGGTTGAGGCGTCATGTACGTAATGTGTGTTACAATGTCCAACGACtaattaaacacaaatacaatccATTGGTATCCTAAAGCACTGGACAGTCaaaatcattacacacacacacacacacacacaccatgcttgGCCTCACATGTTCGGTTACCCGATCTTACACGTGCTAAATCGGTCAGGAGGCCTCCgtgttctgttgtgtgtgtcCCAGCGCGACCTCTGAACATTTCGGacctgtgtttctgtgtgtttatgtctGCATCCGTCacttcctcactcactcactcgctcgctcgctcacgtTGATCATGCGTCAGGAGTCATTGTTTGTCTTAGAGTTATAACCTTGGCGGGTCTGTCCTGTGCTTATGACCTGCGGCGTCATCTTGCCGTAGGTCTCTAGAGCCTGTCAGGTTCTCAGCATCAGAAACTAGAAACTAAAGAGGTGGAGGATCTCTACCTTTTCTGATCAACAGGGATCTAAAGGACAGACTGGACGCATAGGACCAATGGGACCAGCTGGCCCACCGGGACTGAACGGACAGCCAGGACCCCCTGGAGTTCCTGCCTCAGGTGACCCAAAATAAGTCATTTCCGTTCGGAGTTTAttcaaagtaaataaataaataaataaacgaagcATGacctgagctcacagatgcccgtGATTGGCTAGCATCGCTTCTAATCGTTAAATAGAAACTTTGCCGGAAACTTCTACTGAACACGTACAGttcacgttaaaaaaaaaaaaaccacgcaCGTGAAACGGTTGACGCGTCGTTCGTGttcggtattttttttttttagaggaaaCGAGTTCACAGCAGCGCGCGCACGCTTCTCACGTATCCGCAATACGTGGCTATTATACGtgggaccacacacacacacacacacacacacacacacagtacactgaaTATGTGTGCAGTGCTGTATGTAGGCGGAGAGAAAGGTGAGATGGGGACGCCAGGTCCTCCTGGACCATGTGACTGCAGCTCGTTTGATACCAACGGCCCTGGGAGCGCATCACTGCAGCGCCGCGACAAATTCACCAAGGTTTCAGCGGTGAGTTcatgctgcacacacacacacgcgcgcgcgcgcactgGATTGAACTCGAATGATCTGACATGATTGGTTGTATTAAATGAGCTACATGTGACGTAGGGGAAGCGGTGTTGTACACGCGTCGTCGTTCTGTCTGTAGATATTCGTGGTGAACGGCGAGAAGGAACTGAGCGACCTCGACACGGTCAACACTCTCGCTTTCTGCAAAGAACGGAAATCTCTCTACTTTAAAGACACGGACGGGTGGAAGCCGATTCAGGTACCATCACGTGCTCCAGCTCGTGATTAAGTCGTGACGCTGCTTCAGGAAAGTTTTCTAACGCCATAAAATCCCAGCCCCTTTTTCCTCAGCTACGTTTTTATtctacttttctttttaaacagctgctCCCACTCGGTGCGatggagaggaagaagagagcAGCGTGGGAGGAGTGTGGAGATGGAGAGGTGCAGATGATGAATGGAGAGGAGTGTGATGATGGAAACCAAGCGGTCACAGATGAGTGCGTGGGTAGGTCACACGGGCGGAGACGAACGCGTTCAAACACACGTAGGCTAGCGGATGAGTTATCATCGGCGGATGATCCGGCTTTGTTTCACTGCAGGCTGTAAAAAGGCTTATTGTGGAGATGGATATCGCCACCACGGTGCTGAAGAGTGTGATGGAAAGGACTTTGGCTATCAGACGTGCAGGACGTACCTGCCGGGGCacgtactccacacacacacacacacacacacacttcggaTTTATGCTTCATTTATTTACCCACAGTAATGCTTACTATATGATGCTGTTACGGTGCCACAGAAGTTCCTCACCACTGTGCGTTCTCCACAGGACGCTCGGACACCTCAGATGCACCGATTCCTGCATCATCGACTCGACCGGCTGCAAGTATGCCACCTGAGCTCCTGACgccgcgcgcgcgcgtgtgtgtgtctgtgtgtgtgtgtgtgtgtgtgtgcgtgcgtgcatgagCACACATCCAGGTCAGCCTCTGGTTGTCTCAGCGTGGAGCTCTCGCATCATGACGCGTTCTCAGTGTGGAGGTGTTTAATAAAGTTTATGAccgtatttattcatttttattcatgtaaatgcattttagattatttattcattctctcATTTCATCGTTAGaaatgcgtgcgtgtgtgtgtgtgtatacagtatccaggggtgtactcacttttgtgagatactgtatgtgtgtgtgtatgagtgagtgtgtgtgtgtatgaatgtgtgtatgtgagtgtgtgtgtatacgagTGTGTTTGTACCCGAAGTAAACGCGAGACGTCTAGGTTGATGTCTTCGAAGCCTGTTCGTTTGTGCATCATTCCACTTGGAATAAAGTTCTAAAGTGCAAACCTGGATATATAAGAGTCCAATCTCACAACTCTTAACATTGGATAAAATGACAAGGCATGCTCTGAAATGTTCTGAACATCATTCTGtgatgtgtaaatatatatcacTTAAAGAATAATCGAGCATTGCGTGTATTTCATTAGCTAGACCTGCTgtgctgaagtgtgtgtgtgtgtgtgtgcgtatactGAAAGAGCCAATGACCAGTCTTATTCCTTGCTTATTCTTActataatatattcatataaatattattttattattatactgcaAGTGCAATAACACGTGATTCAGTAGATTTACTGACGTTACATATTATTTATTCAATAAGGGCTCAGATTTGTGAATTTCACACAGGGTCCAGGTGGTGGCACTGTTTCTCTcgacacatataatatatatatatttatatttacatacatacacacacacacacacacacacacacatatatatatatatatatatatatatatatatataaactgtccTAAAGTGGCACAGACAAAACACCGTGATAAATCAGATTGTATAATCTGAATATGAAGCGCATGTGAACGTCTAATAAAAGCTACTGAGCTCATATTTCATACATTAGCACACTGTGGAGTAGATTGTTAGCCAGCGTTCTGTTTGGATGTGAACTTGGGCTTTGTGAATAAGGTCGTGTGAAATAACAGTAAGTCAGTAGGTCATACTGCAACTGCAGACGTGAACTAAGCTAAGACCCATACACTCTTTATCTCCTGGAATTACTAGATTAGACTAAGGGTAACGTCTGGGGGGGAAAAGTGTAAGCGTAAAGCGGAGTTATTTATGAATGTAAGAACGTATACTGACTGCAGTAAAGCGAAGGAGTTCCAACTCTTTACCATAACACAGTCTGGTGAGCATTTTCAGTTCAAGGTTAGGATTCTGCACGGTTCTGAGGTTCGACTGGAGCGTGTATCCTGAGGGCCTGAGGTGGACCAAAGCTGGGCCTTTGttctcctcatcatcatcagcaaAGATGGCGATAACGAGAGAAACGTGGATCCGATCGTCTCATCTTAGGTGGGTCCTGGTGATGCCAGGAGCTTGTGATGACGCTGTAGGGAGGAACGGCGATGATCAGAATCAGATCACAGCACTGATTTCGGTCATGTGATCGATATAAGAAAAAATGTCTCACCAAAACGTGTTTCTTTTCTGATTCAGGACATCAGTGTAAAGACAGTTAAAGTGTAGGCTGGTGTGTATCTGGGAATCtgcttcagtgtgtgtggttaATATGAACGCACTTACAGACCTAAACTGTTTGACCTGTCTACACAACATACACAGGCAGACATGCCGTTATACCTCTGTTCTCTTTGCTTGGGTATGCTCGCGGAAAGGGCCTGAACACTTCAGGAGGAGGGAAATCTTCCACTGGGTGGAACTGAAACTTGGATTCAAAGTCATCTAAAAACAACACAGAGAAACGATAACGACTGCAGCGTTAAAGAAGAAAACACTCCGACAGTTCACACACTGAAATCGAGCGTATACTGTAGATGGAGTCTTTTACCAAAGCTGTTCAGGTGTCCGTTCCTCATGGAGACGGGCGGAGCCGGGGGCAGAGGTGGGAGAGGGGGCGGGATTCTGCTGGACAACTCGGTGTTAGGAGAACGAGCCGGTGGAGCAGGGGGAGGAGCCAACCGACCAGCACCTGTCAATCAATTAGACACATTGTTTTGGGGGGGTGCTAACGCGCTTCTTAATCTGACAGAAAGCCTTATTTTTGTTCATCTAGAAATAAGAAACTcgaatgacacacacacacacacacacacacacacacacacacacacatatctcaaACGTCTTCATCTTTCCTTTATTGGGTTTGTACCTGCACTTCCAGGTACTGCAGGAGGTTTCCGGCTGGGGGCCGTGCAGGGGTAAGAGGGAGGCAGCAGAGGAACTGCAGGCCGGTACGTGGACATCGCGGGAGCTTTAGGTGGCGGCGGAAGTGGGGGAGGGGGCACAGATGCAGGAAGACTTGGTGTAAAAAACGCAGGGAAAGGAGGAGGACTATCCCTGAAGTTGCCAAACTTAGCATCTACTGGTTTTGGAGAAGGAGGCAGAGGGTAGAACCTATCAGAAAGAGAGGAAGGTGGGGGTGGAGGCGGAACTGTGGGCATGGGAATGGAGTGAGATTGAACCGGCAACCATGTGGGTTTGGTGatttgaggaggaggaggaggaggaggaggacaggTAGAGAGAGGAGGTGGCTTGTTACTTGCATGCTCCTGATGAAGAAGTgatggaggtggaggaggaggagtcatAGTGGGAGGACAGGATAGAGGTTTAAAACTTGGGGGAGTGGGTTGGCTGGGGGAAGGTGGGGCCGTGTAGGAAGAAACAGGACGCCTTTTAGATAGAGAAGAGGACCTTTCTAAAGGTCTGCATGAAGGAGAAAGATCTGGAGTGCTACCCCTGAAACTCTCCCCCTGAGATGGCAGGTTCCACAGAGGCTGCTTCAGGCTGGCAGTAGAACCGGACCGAGTCACTTTACAAAAAGAGAATGACACAAACTTTATTATGTATTCGATTTAACATGCCTAATCTATCCtatcttcattcattcattcagtgcAGTGTGTTGCAGAAGTACTCAGACCCAcgtgaacttttccacattggTAGTGATACATCCTGGAACTGAAACGGAACCTAATTGGGATTTTATGTcataaatctacacaaaatagtccatcatATTGAAATGGAAGAGGGCAGTATAGTTTACAATCCTTTCATACaacaatcaaaataaataaaagttgtgCAGATGTagagaacattctaaagggtttgcaaactttcaagcaccgctgAATTCGTGTTCCCTAACAACCAGGTGAGATTTGCACAGATCATCTGCATTACTGTTGAGATCAGTACACAGGTCTGACTTGAGCTGAACATGGTTAATCTTTAAGTGATACAGCATTGGATCAGGACTAGATTGGGCACCTGGACGGTTCTTGTCTCTCTGTCCAACAGGCCGGAGGACAGGAAATCCTCCAGCAAAAAGTCCACTCAGAGTAGGTCCTTGTGTCGGTGTGGCACCGGTGCTTCCGCCTGCTCCACTGTTACCATCCACACTGTGCACTCTGGGCTCTAAAGTTAGATGGGAACGTACACACAACACCCAGCAGATTAGACCCAGTCTGATAAAGGAACGCATCCGATCTCTAATTGTATTTTACCTCCTTCTTCACCATCTTTAAACGGCCAGTGGTTTTGACGTCCATGTCTGTATAGATTTTAATCCTGCATTTCACTGGGATTTTGTTACACCCATAGTGGTTAGAGATAGTACTGATTATTATTTAGATATCTAGTACTGATTATCACTGTCAAATTAGGAGAAGTTTGTTATCGTTTGGTGGCCTTTACTGTAAAAGTGGAGGGCTCCACACAAGTGGTTGGCGGCTCACATTTATACCAGCTCACGTTTCAGTTTCCAGGAGATGGTTTGGGACTGCTATTTTTGTAAACTTCTCCACAGCTGCAGCAACACAGGTTAAAACTGGTTTACTGGTGCTGGTGAGTACACGTTTATTCCTGCACTGATGAGCCTGAACTGAATCACGTGGCAGATTGCTCTGATTTGGACTCACTGTTGAGGGCGGGAGCACTGCGGTCATTGACCTGCGTCACCTTTTTCAGTCTGGCTCCCTTCCGAATGTCTGAGAGTAGTGCGCTGCGGCCTCCTTCGCTGCACTGGAG
Coding sequences within it:
- the wu:fc38h03 gene encoding acetylcholinesterase collagenic tail peptide isoform X1, which gives rise to MALVRIGLQLQLLFYSVSGDFDNQLPSPTVLAPLEVLKRFDPCCLQTPPPPPLFPPPPGVWRRARVFAEYVEGERWRGRDEGDVMQCCLAGPPGPPGPAGPPGQNGFPGVQGPKGDKGDIGRPGTKGRTGRPGLPGRPGSTGPPGSEGPKGEKGDPGLMGHPGMRGPVGDKGLPGYKGEKGTHAEPGAPGPKGDKGVSGHAGMFGQKGETGLKGEAGVTGTRGPTGRPGKRGKQGSKGQTGRIGPMGPAGPPGLNGQPGPPGVPASVLYVGGEKGEMGTPGPPGPCDCSSFDTNGPGSASLQRRDKFTKVSAIFVVNGEKELSDLDTVNTLAFCKERKSLYFKDTDGWKPIQLLPLGAMERKKRAAWEECGDGEVQMMNGEECDDGNQAVTDECVGCKKAYCGDGYRHHGAEECDGKDFGYQTCRTYLPGTLGHLRCTDSCIIDSTGCKYAT
- the wu:fc38h03 gene encoding acetylcholinesterase collagenic tail peptide isoform X2, with the translated sequence MQCCLAGPPGPPGPAGPPGQNGFPGVQGPKGDKGDIGRPGTKGRTGRPGLPGRPGSTGPPGSEGPKGEKGDPGLMGHPGMRGPVGDKGLPGYKGEKGTHAEPGAPGPKGDKGVSGHAGMFGQKGETGLKGEAGVTGTRGPTGRPGKRGKQGSKGQTGRIGPMGPAGPPGLNGQPGPPGVPASVLYVGGEKGEMGTPGPPGPCDCSSFDTNGPGSASLQRRDKFTKVSAIFVVNGEKELSDLDTVNTLAFCKERKSLYFKDTDGWKPIQLLPLGAMERKKRAAWEECGDGEVQMMNGEECDDGNQAVTDECVGCKKAYCGDGYRHHGAEECDGKDFGYQTCRTYLPGTLGHLRCTDSCIIDSTGCKYAT
- the wipf3 gene encoding WAS/WASL-interacting protein family member 3 isoform X3, with product MPIHPPPPPHPPPPPPAPPPPPPPAVLQPQTEPPKLQCSEGGRSALLSDIRKGARLKKVTQVNDRSAPALNKPRVHSVDGNSGAGGSTGATPTQGPTLSGLFAGGFPVLRPVGQRDKNRPVTRSGSTASLKQPLWNLPSQGESFRGSTPDLSPSCRPLERSSSLSKRRPVSSYTAPPSPSQPTPPSFKPLSCPPTMTPPPPPPSLLHQEHASNKPPPLSTCPPPPPPPPQITKPTWLPVQSHSIPMPTVPPPPPPSSLSDRFYPLPPSPKPVDAKFGNFRDSPPPFPAFFTPSLPASVPPPPLPPPPKAPAMSTYRPAVPLLPPSYPCTAPSRKPPAVPGSAGAGRLAPPPAPPARSPNTELSSRIPPPLPPLPPAPPVSMRNGHLNSFDDFESKFQFHPVEDFPPPEVFRPFPRAYPSKENRASSQAPGITRTHLR
- the wipf3 gene encoding WAS/WASL-interacting protein family member 3 isoform X2, with amino-acid sequence MGDVQTSSTPFVRATMPIHPPPPPHPPPPPPAPPPPPPPAVLQPQTEPPKLQCSEGGRSALLSDIRKGARLKKVTQVNDRSAPALNKPRVHSVDGNSGAGGSTGATPTQGPTLSGLFAGGFPVLRPVGQRDKNRPVTRSGSTASLKQPLWNLPSQGESFRGSTPDLSPSCRPLERSSSLSKRRPVSSYTAPPSPSQPTPPSFKPLSCPPTMTPPPPPPSLLHQEHASNKPPPLSTCPPPPPPPPQITKPTWLPVQSHSIPMPTVPPPPPPSSLSDRFYPLPPSPKPVDAKFGNFRDSPPPFPAFFTPSLPASVPPPPLPPPPKAPAMSTYRPAVPLLPPSYPCTAPSRKPPAVPGSAGAGRLAPPPAPPARSPNTELSSRIPPPLPPLPPAPPVSMRNGHLNSFDDFESKFQFHPVEDFPPPEVFRPFPRAYPSKENRASSQAPGITRTHLR
- the wipf3 gene encoding WAS/WASL-interacting protein family member 3 isoform X4, which gives rise to MVKKKYIKLFPRFQTFPSRGTGDDAERSNEKQTFVRATMPIHPPPPPHPPPPPPAPPPPPPPAVLQPQTEPPKLQCSEGGRSALLSDIRKGARLKKVTQVNDRSAPALNMTRSGSTASLKQPLWNLPSQGESFRGSTPDLSPSCRPLERSSSLSKRRPVSSYTAPPSPSQPTPPSFKPLSCPPTMTPPPPPPSLLHQEHASNKPPPLSTCPPPPPPPPQITKPTWLPVQSHSIPMPTVPPPPPPSSLSDRFYPLPPSPKPVDAKFGNFRDSPPPFPAFFTPSLPASVPPPPLPPPPKAPAMSTYRPAVPLLPPSYPCTAPSRKPPAVPGSAGAGRLAPPPAPPARSPNTELSSRIPPPLPPLPPAPPVSMRNGHLNSFDDFESKFQFHPVEDFPPPEVFRPFPRAYPSKENRASSQAPGITRTHLR
- the wipf3 gene encoding WAS/WASL-interacting protein family member 3 isoform X1 — translated: MVKKKYIKLFPRFQTFPSRGTGDDAERSNEKQTFVRATMPIHPPPPPHPPPPPPAPPPPPPPAVLQPQTEPPKLQCSEGGRSALLSDIRKGARLKKVTQVNDRSAPALNKPRVHSVDGNSGAGGSTGATPTQGPTLSGLFAGGFPVLRPVGQRDKNRPVTRSGSTASLKQPLWNLPSQGESFRGSTPDLSPSCRPLERSSSLSKRRPVSSYTAPPSPSQPTPPSFKPLSCPPTMTPPPPPPSLLHQEHASNKPPPLSTCPPPPPPPPQITKPTWLPVQSHSIPMPTVPPPPPPSSLSDRFYPLPPSPKPVDAKFGNFRDSPPPFPAFFTPSLPASVPPPPLPPPPKAPAMSTYRPAVPLLPPSYPCTAPSRKPPAVPGSAGAGRLAPPPAPPARSPNTELSSRIPPPLPPLPPAPPVSMRNGHLNSFDDFESKFQFHPVEDFPPPEVFRPFPRAYPSKENRASSQAPGITRTHLR